One genomic window of Arachis stenosperma cultivar V10309 chromosome 10, arast.V10309.gnm1.PFL2, whole genome shotgun sequence includes the following:
- the LOC130956866 gene encoding uncharacterized protein LOC130956866: protein MLCYCWLRGSAVREERGGRLEGTWVRRRERRAPLQRGERDRERRARLLLALFTLLLISINLEPFDCLPLSPVLSGSTLDIDLNSFLLHQDVVRFQIGEVFAHVPKDEVENRIENMKEVTSQKLTKLDEEKQSVVAQTPELKKILYGKFKDSINLEEDSSLLLVHMSFWFFFPLEIFRLQFFSPFQFPLPRLYTHPSKCSIGGAISLAPPSHRTSIALNFHGTEALSYPLLVLLCHTPSVGLVRIAPFRTLMCVSLFDLATSACSSPFVAAFLSSILPQLCSHHHMERFLFWMESYIQLTERDECAYQEMITHLPLCSIPNPKKVLVIGGGDGGVFREVSRHSSVEKIDICEIDKMVVDASHFNISAIKRVFTHYSKEKQVTNDSEKKSSKDKKKKGLEKLRHGETNSFIPLFKEPSSIEKIFGDFEREQQLLSVRPPMPLEQPKPAPVVPPRAASPRAPSPMAPIIIE from the exons ATGCTCTGCTACTGCTGG CTTCGTGGTTCTGCTGTCCGCGAAGAACGTGGTGGGAGACTGGAAGGAACGTGGGTTCGCCGCCGTGAGAGGAGAGCGCCACTGCAGAGAGGAGAGCGCGACCGTGAGAGGAGAGCGCGACT TTTGTTGGCATTGTTTACTTTattgttg ATCTCAATTAACTTAGAACCATTTGATTGTTTGCCTCTTTCACCTGTGCTTAGTGGTTCCACCCTG GATATTGATTTG AATAGTTTTTTACTCCACCAAGATGTGGTTCGGTTTCAAATAGGTGAGGTCTTTGCACATGTGCCAAAGGATGAAGTTGAGAATAGGATAGAAAACATGAAAGAGGTGACAAGCCAGAAACTGACAAAGCTTGACGAGGAGAAACAATCTGTGGTTGCTCAGACGCCTGAACTGAAGAAGATTTTGTATGGGAAGTTCAAGGACTCGATCAATCTCGAGGAGGATAGTAGCCTTCTTCTTGTTCATATGTCTTTTTGG TTCTTCTTTCCGTTGGAAATTTTCCGTCTGCAGTTCTTCTCTCCGTTTCAGTTCCCACTTCCGCGCCTCTACACTCATCCCTCTAAATGCTCCATCGGCGGCGCTATCAGCCTTGCACCGCCGTCGCACCGAACCTCCATTGCACTGAACTTCCATGGTACCGAGGCTCTGTCGTACCCCTTGCTGGTTCTTCTCTGTCACACCCCTTCCGTCGGCCTTGTTCGCATCGCTCCCTTTCGAACCCTAATGTGCGTTTCTCTCTTCGATCTCGCCACTAGTGCTTGCTCTTCTCCGTTTGTTGCTGCGTTTCTCTCTTCGATCTTGCCTCAGCTGTGCAG TCATCATCATATGGAAAGGTTCTTGTTTTGGATGGAGTCATATATACAGCTCACTGAAAGGGACGAATGTGCCTACCAAGAAATGATCACTCATCTCCCTCTTTGCTCTATTCCAAATCCTAAAAAG GTCTTGGTTATTggtggaggagatggaggggtcTTTAGAGAAGTATCACGCCATTCATCAGTTGAAAAGATAGACATTTGCGAAATTGACAAGATGGTTGTTGAT GCATCTCACTTTAATATTTCTGCAATAAAGAGGGTTTTCACACACTACTCCAAGGAGAAGCAAGTAACTAAT GATTCGGAGAAGAAAAGCTcgaaagataagaaaaagaaaggcCTAGAAAAACTAAGGCATGGAGAGACCAATTCATTCATCCCCCTCTTCAAAGAGCCAAGCAGCATTGAGAAAATCTTTGGCGACTTTGAAAGAGAGCAACAATTACTATCTGTAAGGCCTCCAATGCCTCTCGAGCAACCAAAACCAGCCCCTGTTGTCCCTCCTAGAGCTGCTTCTCCAAGGGCTCCTTCTCCGATGGCTCCaataattattgaataa